The genomic window CTTGAATACATTACTTGAAGCTGGGTTTTTAATTGAAAGAATAGAAGAGCCGAAACCAGATCCAGCTATACTGGCACAGAACCCTGAGTATAAACAAGAATTACGAAGGCCGATGTTTCTCATTATAAAGGCGAAAGTGCGCTGAAAAATAATTGTTTGTAATGTTGAAGGGGCAATTATCCGTTTTAAGTTTTACCCATAGAAAAACACTGTAAACATGGGAATAAATCATGCTTACAGTGTTCCTTTTTTATTTAAGATACCGCTTTAAGTCCTGTAACACCAACTACAATAATGACTAAGCTGACAATACGTATTTTACTTTTAGACTCACCAAAGAAAATCATGTTAATGAGAACAGCAGCAGCAGTTCCGCTACCGATCCACACTGCGTACGCTACACTTACTTGTAAAGAAAGAAACGATAAATATAAAAAGACAAACGCAAGTCCAAAGCCGCCAAAGAAAAGAACCGCATGTTTCAATGATTTCCGTTGGCTAAACGATTTTAAACCGATAACTCCAGTAATTTCAAAACATGCCGCTAAAAAAACGAAAAACCAACCCATTATGACGCAGCCTCCTCTTGTTTTGCACCATCATCTGATCGTTTTAATAAAATGACGCCAAAAACGAGCATCCCCATAAAGAACCCTTTGGCTAAACTGAATGAGCCTTCAAAAATATAAATATCCATAAGGGCTGTTCCAACTGTACCAGCGGCAGCAAAGATGGCATAAACGGTTCCTGTAGGTAAGCTTTCACATGCTTTTGCTAAAAAGTAAAAATCAATCATAATAATGGTGATGATAATAGCCCAGTGCCACCAAGTGGAAGCAATGTTAAATCCGAGTACCCAAAATAACTCAAATAAACACGTGAGAATAACGAAAATCCATCCCTTGTTCATGTTGATATCTCCTATCTAATAATGAATGACATTCAGTCATTATTGATTTGAAAGAAAAGCAAGTGAACTAATCACTCGCACCTAGAGCGTTTGTTAGAAATATGATGAGCTCTTGTTTGTGTTCATTTACATAATCAATGTCTTCCTGGTTATAAAGATAAAGCTGTTCGGCTGTTGATTCTATTGTTCCTACCATAATCCGTGCCGTAGCGTCTGAGCGTAAAGATTTTCTTATTCCACCTGATTGCTTTGCTTGCTCTAAACGATCTGCAAGCCAATCGTATAGTGGGGTATAAATGGTTTCCCATTGCTGTAAATGCTCCGACTGCGTTAAACCAGAGTAAATGAGAACAGCAAGTTTTTTATGATGCTCTGTTGTATGAAAAACGGTATCTACGAGTTCATTTAACTGTTGTTTAAATGAGCTTGCCGTTACATTTTTGTTCAGTTCAACCATAAGGTGATCAACAAAAACAGCTGCGATATCAGGCATAACCGATAGTTTAGAAGGAAAATATAAATAGTACGTACCTTGGGCAATGTTCGCACGTTTCACAATATCGGATATGGTTGTTTTTTCGACCCCTTTTTCACTAAACGCTTCAATGGCAGCGGTTATAATTCGTTCACGCTTATCCAATGTAAACACATCCTTAAAAATGACTGACTGTCATTCATATGATAACGTAATGTTTAAAAGAAGTCAATTCTGTTGCGTTTGGGATAGTCCTCTTATTTATTCGTCTCACAAGATTTTTCTTGGCACTTTACCTAGTTACCCCTGTAAACAGTGAGCATATTCTACTATAATTTCTTGTTGTTCATCGAAAGAGTATAAAGGCGTAGTTCAAAGGTTTTGCTTTTATTTTGAAAAGGTATAAGCTTATAGGGAAGTAGAGGAGGGAATTGAATGTATAAAGTCTCATT from Shouchella hunanensis includes these protein-coding regions:
- a CDS encoding DMT family transporter, translating into MNKGWIFVILTCLFELFWVLGFNIASTWWHWAIIITIIMIDFYFLAKACESLPTGTVYAIFAAAGTVGTALMDIYIFEGSFSLAKGFFMGMLVFGVILLKRSDDGAKQEEAAS
- a CDS encoding DMT family transporter, with protein sequence MGWFFVFLAACFEITGVIGLKSFSQRKSLKHAVLFFGGFGLAFVFLYLSFLSLQVSVAYAVWIGSGTAAAVLINMIFFGESKSKIRIVSLVIIVVGVTGLKAVS
- a CDS encoding TetR family transcriptional regulator; the encoded protein is MDKRERIITAAIEAFSEKGVEKTTISDIVKRANIAQGTYYLYFPSKLSVMPDIAAVFVDHLMVELNKNVTASSFKQQLNELVDTVFHTTEHHKKLAVLIYSGLTQSEHLQQWETIYTPLYDWLADRLEQAKQSGGIRKSLRSDATARIMVGTIESTAEQLYLYNQEDIDYVNEHKQELIIFLTNALGASD